One window of Mauremys reevesii isolate NIE-2019 linkage group 4, ASM1616193v1, whole genome shotgun sequence genomic DNA carries:
- the CDCA4 gene encoding cell division cycle-associated protein 4, which yields MGEEEGLHQTQLLDTMFVRGLKRKCFDGEEDIEGTLAGFKAIPSYNLQRQSLLDMSLVKLQLCHMLVEPNLCRSVLIANTVRQIQEEMTQDGTWQMINTQSAGQTSLDRLVSTDILCRSSKEQAEGKLVPVYSTFTKDCEGTQSQDNSEIMSTVTSPQVPKNLQSNLWEMENPQENRGNFQKSLDQIFETLENKSPNTVEDLFSEVDNSYYDLDTVLTGMMSNTKMGHCDLETFPSQTSTNSNSNCKSDLNELDHIVEILVES from the exons ATGGGAGAAGAGGAAGGACTCCACCAAACACAGTTACTG GACACAATGTTTGTGCGAGGACTGAAGAGAAAATGTTTTGATGGTGAAGAAGATATTGAAGGAACTCTGGCTGGTTTTAAGGCTATCCCTTCATATAATCTTCAGCGACAGTCACTTTTAGATATGTCTTTGGTCAAACTTCAATTATGCCACATGCTCGTTGAACCTAATCTTTGTCGTTCGGTACTTATAGCCAATACAGTGCGGCAAATCCAAGAGGAAATGACCCAGGATGGGACTTGGCAGATGATAAATACACAGAGTGCAGGACAGACTTCTCTAGATCGTCTAGTTTCAACAGATATCCTTTGCCGTTCATCCAAGGAACAAGCTGAAGGAAAACTTGTTCCAGTTTATAGTACCTTCACTAAAGACTGTGAGGGTACCCAGTCACAAGATAATTCGGAAATTATGTCAACAGTTACGTCACCACAAGTTCCAAAAAACCTACAAAGTAACCTGTGGGAAATGGAGAACCCACAAGAAAATAGAGGAAACTTTCAAAAATCATTAGATCAAATATTTGAGACGTTAGAGAATAAAAGTCCTAATACAGTTGAAGATCTATTTTCAGAAGTTGACAATTCTTACTATGACCTAGATACAGTATTAACAGGAATGATGAGCAACACAAAAATGGGACACTGTGATCTCGAAACATTTCCTTCTCAGACATCCACAAATTCTAACTCTAACTGTAAATCTGATCTTAATGAGCTTGATCATATTGTGGAGATCCTTGTTGAATCTTGA